Within Candidatus Woesearchaeota archaeon, the genomic segment AAATGCTCCTTTTTTAGTAACTCTGTGTAATTCTTGAGTGCATTTATCAAAATCAACATAAAAGCTTAAAACATCTTTTGCTCTGCGAGGATCAATTTTAGAGATTGCATCTAAAGTTTTTTTCAAGGTTGGAGAGCCTAAACCATTGTGTAAATCTTTAGTTGGTATCCCGCCTAAACTTACTTTATCAATATTCAAAACTTCCTCTTTTCCATAATCCAACCATTGTAAGCCTAATCTTGAAAACTGACCATAAGCTACTGTTGTCCTGCTATCTCCATAGGGCGGAGAAGTTACAATTAAATCAACACTATTTGCAGGAATTGAAGTAAGTTTTCTGCTATCTTCTGCTAAAATATTGACTTGACATTTATGATTATGGACTTTAAAGTATTCTTCCATCCCGATTATGCTCTTTGATGCCTTGCCTTTAAATTCTTCAAAAGTATTTGGATTGTGTTTTCTCAGCATACTTTGGCTCATTCTGTAAAGTTTGTATTCCTTGTTTCGTGTGTTTGATACATTCCTAACAGTTTCAGAAAAAGCTATTAAGAAAAAATCTTTAATATCCTTATCTTTAATTTTTTCAATATTTTGTTTAATTATTGCTAAATCAGTTATAACTTGAGATTTAAACCAGAATCCAATATTAAAAAAATCTGGTTTTGTAATTTCTTTTTCTCTAAAATTAACTGCCTTTTTATCGGCATTGCATCTTGAGATTAATTGACGGTATTCTTCTTTTAGAGTTTCTGGATTAATTGGAGTAGTTTTTACTTTTGAAATTAACAAAGCAAGAGGGTTTATATCTATTCCAAAAGCTTTCTTGAAGTTTTTATGCAGTTTTGCCTCTAAAAGGGCTGTTCCTGAACCCATGAAAGGGTCTAATAAAACCTCTTTATCTTTCCCATACATTTGAATTAATCTTCTTGCTACTTGTGGAATCATCATGGCAGGGTAAGTATGAAACCCATGATTACTATATTTAGTAAATGCATCTCTAAAATCCCATGATTCATCCTTAAATTTTATCCCATTATTTTCCATTAAGCTTATTGACTGCATTTTTTCCTACTTCTGTCAGTTCATATAACCTGCCTTTTCTTGCACCTTCATTTAAGCATTTAACTATATTTTTGTCTTTTAATTCTTTTAAAAACATGCTGACATGATTTAATCTTATTTTTGTTTTATTGGCAATTTCAGAAGGAGTAAGTGTATCATTGCCTATTGCTTGAACAATCTTTAGCCTATATTCACTTGATTTTAACAATGAAATAGCATTTACCATCCCCTTTTCCATACCTCTTGATTAAATACATCGATATATATGTTTAGCTACATTTTAGATACAAGATAAAGACATATATAAAGTTATCGGATTGATAAGCATTTCACAATCCAATCCACTTATCCACATCTTTTGCTATCTTTTTCAGGTCTTCATAAGCCCTTTTTGCATCATTCTCGATCTCATCAATAAGAATTTCCAGCTTGTCAACTCTTAGCAGATATTTCCTTCCTTCATGCGTGATAATTCCTGCTTCCACAAGCTTGTTTATGTGATGCACAACTGTTCCTCTTGTTAAATCAAGCTTATAAGCGACTTCATCGCTTGACAGCGGCTTCTTTGTTTTGGCGCTTTTCACAAACTCAACAAAAATGCGGAAGCAGCTGCTGTCTTTATCGCGCAGATTGAACAGGCCAAGAGAGCTTCCAAGCCATTGCAGTTCACGGTTAATGTTCTTTTCAATGGGTTTGTTAGAAGTTATTATTGTGAATTTAAATGCCTGCGCCATATCTTATAGCAAGACGCCTTTATATATAAAACTTTCCCTTTTAAACCGAAAACTATTTAAATAAGTTCATCTTACCACAGTTTCGTTGATTTAAAGTCAACGAAATAAAGGGGGTTGCAGTGCTTTGAAAAAGCGAGTTGATATGCAAAAATGGCTGAAAAAACAGAGAACAGAAACAAAGAAGAAAAAGAGAACACGGATTTTAAAAAACAAATGGCAGAAAAAGAAGCCAGAATAAAAGAATTAACAGAATTACTTCAGAGACTGCAGGCAGATTTTGAAAATTACAAAAAAAGGGCTGAAAAGGAGAAATGCGATCTTGCAGGATATACTGCATGCAAATTGATTTCGCAGTTTTTGCCCATACTGGACAGCTTTGAGCTTGCTTTGAAGAATGATCAGGATCATCAGAAGTTTGTAAAGGGAGTTGAGCTTATTTACTCGCAGTTTTATTCGCTATTGGAGGATTTTGGATTAACGCCAATCGAGGCAGTTGGAAAGAAGTTTGATCCTTATGATCACGAAGTCTTGCTGAGCGAGAAATCAGACAAGGATGAAGATATTGTTTTGGAAGAATTGCAGAAGGGCTACAAGCTGGGAGATGTTGTGATCAGGCACAGCAAAGTGAAGGTGAGCAAAAAATGAGCAGACTTGACTGGAGATTTGTTGACAATGTTGTTAATGCAGAGGACTTAGAGCATAAAGAACTTATTGAAAAGGTTAATGAAGTTAATGAAACAACAGATTTGATGATAACAACATATTGGTTTCATTGTGTTGAAGATGAGTTGAGCAAAGAAGCCCGAAGAAGAGAGGGTGAAGAGGGAATTTTGGAGATTGCAAGAATTTATGAGCTGCACAGAAATAATCTGGTTAAAGAAAGGCTAAAACAAGAACACGAATCAGCAAAAGGAAAGCTGTATGACTATGTGGCGATTCATGCTCCAAGTGTTGTTGAAGGGCTGAGCCACAGGGAAATTTTAAAACAAATCAAATATTTCATGAAAACGCATCCAGAATGGTCATAAAAAGAGAAACAAAAACAGCAGAAATTTTAGAATTAGGCAAAATAGAATGCGGAGATTGCGATCACTGCTGCCGCTTTGGAGGCGGTTATCTGCTTCCTGAAGAGATCAAAGAGCTTTCAAAAAAGCTGAAATTAAGCGAAGAAGAGTTCAAAAAAAAGTATTTAGAAGAAACAGAAAAGTTCAACACAAAATTATTCCGATTCCGATCAATAAAAATAAAAAACAATTACGGACCATGCATTTTTTTAGAGAATAAAAAATGCGCAATACATGAATTCAAGCCCCTATATTGCAGGATAGGGACATGCAGCAAAGACGGCGAAGAGATAGTTAAGTGGTTTGATTTGAATTTTTGCGTGAATGCAAATGACCCTGAATCGATAAGGCAGTATGCATCGTTCCTCAAGTCGAACAATGCAGTAGAAGGCGGGGAATTGAAAGATTTGGTAAAAAATGAGGAGAAGCTTAAAAAAATATTAAGCTACAGTATGCTGAAATGAGTCATGATCAAGCGCAGCGGGCGGCATGGTTTGGACACCTCTTTTTCCATGCTGCCTGCTACTTGATGCAAGGTGAAAAATGAATGAATCAAACATAAAGCAAAAAAAATATGTTACATCAGAGGCTATATTGAGGTATTTGATAGGAGAAGATGACAAGATAGAGACGCTGATAATGTGCGAATCTTCAGAAGTTGAGATTTTGACATCTGATTTTGAGATTTACGAGGCTCTCGGCTCAATAAAGCCCTATGACAGCTTCAAGCTGAACAAGCTGACAAAATTGTTTGAAGTTGTGAAGATTGTTTCATACGAGGAAACAATGCATAAGCAGAAGAGCATACTGACTGATGCAAGGGTGGAAGAATTAAGAGAGAAAGCATTGAAGAAAGAATAAATATACTTTAAAACAGAGAATTTAGGAGGACTAAAATGGGAAAGGAAAAAATAATTGGAATTGATCTTGGAACATCTAATTCAGCAGCAGCATTCCTGGAAGCAGGAAGGCCGAAGATAATACCGAGCAGCGAGGGCGTTACAGCATACGGAAAGGCATTTCCAAGCCATGTTGCATTTACAAAAGACGGGCAGCTGTTAATAGGAGAGCCGGCCAGAAGGCAGGCTGTTTCAAATTATGAAGGTACAGTCACAGCATTCAAAAGAAAGATGGGGACAACATTCAAATATAATATCAGGGGCAAAGAATACACGCCTCAGCAGTTATCTGCATTCTTGCTGCAGAAGATAAAAAAAGACGCTGAAGAATTCTTAGGGGAAAAGATAGAAAAAGCCGTCATAACATGCCCTGCTTATTTTGATGACAACCAAAGGCAGGCAACCAAAGATGCAGGAACAATCGCAGGGCTGGAAGTTGTAAGGATTGTAAACGAGCCGACTGCTGCATGCCTTGCTTACGGCCTTGATAAAGCTCAGCAGGAATTCAAGATACTTGTTTTTGACTTAGGCGGCGGAACTTTGGATGTTACAATCATGGAATTCGGCCAGGGTGTTTTTGAGGTTAAATCCACATCAGGCGATACGCAGCTTGGCGGAACTGATATGGACAATTTAATTGTTGATTTTATAGTTTCTGAATTCAAAAAGCAGGAAGGAATTGATGAGAGAAGCAGGGGAAAAGGCAAAGATAGAGCTTTCAACTGTCATTGAAACTGACATTAACCTTCCATTCATAACCGCAACAAATGAGGGCCCTAAGCATCTGCAGCTCAAGCTGACAAGGGCAAAGCTGGAGCAGCTTATTGAGCCTATAATAAAGAGATGCAGGCATCCGCTGGAGCAGGCAATTTCTGATGCAAAGCTAACTGCAAAGGACATTGGCAAGATCATTTTAGTCGGCGGCCCAACAAGAATGCCCATTGTGCAGAAGTTTGTCGAGGATTTCATCGGCAAAAAAGCTGAAAGAGGGGTTGACCCTATGGAATGCGTTGCAATGGGAGCAGCAATACAGGCAGGGGTTCTTGCCGGTGAAGTAAAGGATATCTTATTGCTGGACGTTACCCCCTTGACATTGGGAATTGAAACATTGGGCAGCATAAGGACTCCGCTCATAGAAAGGAATACAACTATTCCAACAAAGAAAAGCCAGGTATTTTCAACAGCTGCTGACAGCCAGACTGCAGTTACAATACATGTCTTGCAGGGCGAAAGGCCTATGGCAGCAGACAACAAGAGCCTGGGAAGGTTTGATTTGGTCGGCATACCGCCTGCGCCAAGGGGAATTCCGCAGGTCGAAGTAACCTTTGACATTGATGCAAACGGAATATTGCACGTCACAGCAAAAGACCTTGGAACTGGAAAGCAGCAGTCAATCAAGATAACTGCGCCAAACAAGCTAAATGAAGCAGATGTTGAAAGGATGAAAAAAGAAGCTGAAGCGCATGCTGAGGAAGATAAAAAAAGAAAAGAAGACGTTGAAGTCATCAACAATGCGGACACACTGATCTACACAACAGAGAAACTATTCAAGGAATTTGAAGGAAAAGTAAAGGAAGATGAGTTGGAAGATGTAAAGAAGGAAATGAATGACCTGAAAGAGCTGATGAAAGCTGAGAAGAAAGACGTTGATGCAATAAAGAAAAAGCTTGAAGAGATAAACGAGAAAATACAGAAATTAAGCACTGAGCTTTATCAGAGGGTTTCAGAAGAAAGGGCTAAGGCGCAGCAAAATGGAGCAGGCCCTGATTATGTCAATCCAGAAGACATTCCTGAGGAAGAGCAGGAGCAGCCTAAAAAGAAAGATAAGGTTGTTGATGCGGAGGTTGTGAAAGATAAAGAAGAGAAAAAGGATAAAAAGAAAAAATAGATTATGAAAAAAATAAAATCACAAAACAATGCCAAAAGTGCTCCGCATGTTCGGGCAGATAAAACGCCATACTGCGATATTTGCGAGCTGAAAATAGAAGGCGTGTGCAAGGACAGAAGGAAATGCAGGATCCTGAGCAAAGACGAGGTTATTGACCTGTGCAGCGCAAATGAGGAAATGGATGACATTTCTATGGATTATGTGATCAACAACTTTGCATTCATACAGTATGAGGACAGGTCATGGGTTACAATGAGAAAAGAAAGCGCCAAAAAGGCATGGCAGAAAGGCAGAAGATTGAGCATTGCAGGGTAAAGATGAAAATTCCGACAAAAAAAGAGTGTTACAAGCTATTGAAGAAATATTCTGTTCCGCTTAATGTAATAAGGCATTCTGAAGATGTATGCAGGGTTTCATTGTTTATTGGGGAAAGAATGAAGAAAAGGGGGGAAAAGATAAATCTGAAATTATTGGAAGCAGCATCCTTATTGCACGATATTGACAAGATCCATACACTGAACAATGGCAGGCACGGCATAATGTCCTGCAATATTCTGAAAAAAGAGGGATTTAATGCAGTTGCAAGATTTGCTCTCATACATGTATTGCATG encodes:
- a CDS encoding DNA adenine methylase, with product MQSISLMENNGIKFKDESWDFRDAFTKYSNHGFHTYPAMMIPQVARRLIQMYGKDKEVLLDPFMGSGTALLEAKLHKNFKKAFGIDINPLALLISKVKTTPINPETLKEEYRQLISRCNADKKAVNFREKEITKPDFFNIGFWFKSQVITDLAIIKQNIEKIKDKDIKDFFLIAFSETVRNVSNTRNKEYKLYRMSQSMLRKHNPNTFEEFKGKASKSIIGMEEYFKVHNHKCQVNILAEDSRKLTSIPANSVDLIVTSPPYGDSRTTVAYGQFSRLGLQWLDYGKEEVLNIDKVSLGGIPTKDLHNGLGSPTLKKTLDAISKIDPRRAKDVLSFYVDFDKCTQELHRVTKKGAFMCFVVGNRTVKGIQIPTDEIILELFQAKNHYKHHNTFIRNIPHKRMPKLNSPTNIVGNHAVTMNEEWIVIIEKQ
- a CDS encoding winged helix-turn-helix transcriptional regulator, whose protein sequence is MEKGMVNAISLLKSSEYRLKIVQAIGNDTLTPSEIANKTKIRLNHVSMFLKELKDKNIVKCLNEGARKGRLYELTEVGKNAVNKLNGK
- a CDS encoding winged helix-turn-helix transcriptional regulator, whose protein sequence is MAQAFKFTIITSNKPIEKNINRELQWLGSSLGLFNLRDKDSSCFRIFVEFVKSAKTKKPLSSDEVAYKLDLTRGTVVHHINKLVEAGIITHEGRKYLLRVDKLEILIDEIENDAKRAYEDLKKIAKDVDKWIGL
- the grpE gene encoding nucleotide exchange factor GrpE translates to MAEKTENRNKEEKENTDFKKQMAEKEARIKELTELLQRLQADFENYKKRAEKEKCDLAGYTACKLISQFLPILDSFELALKNDQDHQKFVKGVELIYSQFYSLLEDFGLTPIEAVGKKFDPYDHEVLLSEKSDKDEDIVLEELQKGYKLGDVVIRHSKVKVSKK
- a CDS encoding YkgJ family cysteine cluster protein, which produces MVIKRETKTAEILELGKIECGDCDHCCRFGGGYLLPEEIKELSKKLKLSEEEFKKKYLEETEKFNTKLFRFRSIKIKNNYGPCIFLENKKCAIHEFKPLYCRIGTCSKDGEEIVKWFDLNFCVNANDPESIRQYASFLKSNNAVEGGELKDLVKNEEKLKKILSYSMLK
- a CDS encoding HD domain-containing protein; this encodes MGYNEKRKRQKGMAERQKIEHCRVKMKIPTKKECYKLLKKYSVPLNVIRHSEDVCRVSLFIGERMKKRGEKINLKLLEAASLLHDIDKIHTLNNGRHGIMSCNILKKEGFNAVARFALIHVLHAILSARTMPKTWEEKIFYYADRRVNPEGIVSAKIRFDYLRQQYGAKDKKIMKMINEAEPKVKRLEKEIFSRMRMKPEEINKLTAAEQYGKRLLQNTWR